One Parachlamydia acanthamoebae genomic window, GTATTTTTTTGGCAGCGGCATACGCTAGTGTGGTTTTGCCCACCCCAGGCTTTCCAATGAGACGAGGATTTAAGGGGATATCATTAGGATCGATCACTAACCACGCCGCGAGTAATTGATCCATCACATCTTGCTGACCGATCCATTCAAATTGAAAAATATCCGGAAAACCCAGCGCAAGCTCTACTCCTTGGATGGTGATGCGACTTTCGTGTTCGTTAGGATGAGGATTTTCCATTTTTCATTCCTTTATACTAAGGGTTGTATGATAACGGGGCCTTGATCTTTCCCATGCTAATGGTTTTCCGATTTCTCGAACAGAATCAGTTGTGAATTTAAGGGTTCTTTGCTTTATCAGACCCATATAGCAAACCAGCTTTTGCAATGTTTTCACGTGCATTGGGGAAAAGCTCTTCTAATTGTGTGAGCAATTGGTCCACTTGCCGACGCATCGAGTTTTGGCCAACGGGACAGCGACACGTAATCCTTTTAAATCCATGTTGCTCGGCAAATGTTGAAATCTCCTTTTCTGCGACATAAATTAAGGGGCGAATAATGGTGACACCATATTCTCGCATATGCAATTTGGGAAGATTGGCTGCAAATTCCGCCTTATGAAGAAGATTCATTAAAAGAGTCTGGGCGCTATCATCTCGGTGATGTCCAAATGCAATGGTCGTGGCTCCTACACTTTTTGCCGCTTCAAACAACAAGCGTCTTCGTTCACGCGAGCAACCATAACATTCGAGAGATTCTAATGTTTGGGTCGATTCGCGCATGAGGAAAGGGATTTCTAGGCGGGTACAAATTGCACGAAGATAGTCAAGATTGACACCTGCACCACATGAGAAGGCTCCGTGCACGTGCACGGCAAAGAGTTCAAAAGGGGGAAATCCTCTTCCAGAAATCGCCTTAAGCAAAAATAAGAGAGCTAGACTATCTTTTCCACCGCTAAGAGCTATGGCAATTTTAGGGGAATCCGAGACCATTTGAAATTCAAATAGTGCTTTTCTAACCATACTTTCTAGACGTTTGCCAAGTCCAGACCATGGGGGTTGTGCGAGAGGGAGGTCTAACATGTGTTTTACTGTGATATAAAATTCAGAAATTTAAAATGCGTTTTTTTGTAAAGACTGCAAAGATTCTAGAAGGAGTTGGCTGTCGTCTTATATTTTGTTTTCTTAAATTCTGATGGTTACGTTCATTTTGAATTTATGAATCTAGTTTCAAAAAAACAGACACCATATTAAACTAATTTTGCTGAGTAGGGCAACAAAAAAGTTATGCTATCTACATAATATAATGGAGGAATATGACTGAAAAAATTGGACGTAATGATCCTTGTCCATGCGGATCTGGGAAAAAATATAAAAATTGCTGCTTAAATAAATCAACCGCACCTAAAAAGTTCACTGCTAAATGGCTGAGCACTCCTCAAAAAAAAACGGAGCCAGTTAATTTAATGGAAAGAACATTTGGAGAAGCAATTGCTAACGCAACTCAGCAAGAAAAACCCCCAATAATCCCGAAATCTTTTAAACAGCAGATTGAAGATATCAAGGAAAATCATCCCAATTAACCTGTTTATAAAGTCTTTTTGTATAAAGTGTTAAAAAAAAATACATTCTTTTTCATCAATGTGGTGGAAATAAATCTTGTTTTATGTAAATATGAAGGTAGGTGCATTTTACCAGGAGTATTCGAATAAGAAACATTCTCAAAGCCTTTAGTATAGGGTGATGCTGCATTAAAAGTTGATACGTCACTTCATCTTGAGACCATGTTTGGATTTAAATTTTCGGGTTTTCCTTTCCTTCCAAATCAAAACTCCGTTAATTCCCTCGAGAAATCAACGTAAAACTTAAATGTTATTTTAGGTCAACCTGCATTGCAGAAAAACCCTTAGTATAAAGCTTGCGAATGGAAAGAATTTCCCAATAAAGTGCATTTTATTAGATACAATCCAACATGGAGACTATGTTTATGAAGAAGAAAATTTTTGTCGGCAACCTATCCTGGAAAGTGACAGATGATATTTTAAGATCTGTTTTCGAAAAAATCGGGAAAGTTGTTTCCGTAAAAATTATCACAGATCAATATACAGGCAAATCAAAAGGATTCGGCTTTGTTGAGATGGAAAGTTCAGAAGATGCTGACAAAGCTATTCGTGAATTGAACGAAACAGCTGTTCTAGATCGCAACATTCGCGTCAGCCTCGCTCAAGAGCGTTCTGAGCGTTCTGGCAATCGTGAACCACGTGAAAGCCATGGTGGCGGACGCTCCGGTGGTTTCAGAAATGCAAGAACATCTAACATGTAATTCTTTTCTAAAGGGAGCCTTAATTGGCTCCCTTTATTCTTTATCGCGACTGCTTGCTTAGAATACGTTTTCTATTTAGTGTTAAAAAATAGGAATTGGATTTCTTTAA contains:
- a CDS encoding tRNA lysidine(34) synthetase; the encoded protein is MLDLPLAQPPWSGLGKRLESMVRKALFEFQMVSDSPKIAIALSGGKDSLALLFLLKAISGRGFPPFELFAVHVHGAFSCGAGVNLDYLRAICTRLEIPFLMRESTQTLESLECYGCSRERRRLLFEAAKSVGATTIAFGHHRDDSAQTLLMNLLHKAEFAANLPKLHMREYGVTIIRPLIYVAEKEISTFAEQHGFKRITCRCPVGQNSMRRQVDQLLTQLEELFPNARENIAKAGLLYGSDKAKNP
- a CDS encoding RNA recognition motif domain-containing protein — protein: MKKKIFVGNLSWKVTDDILRSVFEKIGKVVSVKIITDQYTGKSKGFGFVEMESSEDADKAIRELNETAVLDRNIRVSLAQERSERSGNREPRESHGGGRSGGFRNARTSNM
- a CDS encoding SEC-C metal-binding domain-containing protein encodes the protein MTEKIGRNDPCPCGSGKKYKNCCLNKSTAPKKFTAKWLSTPQKKTEPVNLMERTFGEAIANATQQEKPPIIPKSFKQQIEDIKENHPN